A genomic stretch from Arthrobacter sp. KBS0702 includes:
- a CDS encoding DUF4097 family beta strand repeat-containing protein produces the protein MEQNSWTVTGPQTIDVDGVRSLKLGIVRGRFDIVTHDEDVARIEVSEVDGDPLAVSLTEGRLEVRHQLHGPQGWFKNLMGTVNNNSSNSVVISIALPAGVDVEAGTVSGDGMVSGLTGHTRLNTVSGSVLADGTAGELAVSTVSGEVIARNHHGVLTAKSVSGEVTASGEFSNIRANTVSGDLSFDLHGFTQDFGANSVSGDVTIRLPHDVGVDIIAKSASGAVVIDELKYAQPGGSVQTIAGPDAKLMLVRTNSVSGKTSIFHRQPGTDTEAGL, from the coding sequence ATGGAACAGAATTCTTGGACCGTTACCGGTCCCCAGACGATCGACGTCGACGGCGTCCGCTCGCTCAAGCTCGGCATTGTCCGCGGCCGCTTCGACATCGTCACCCACGACGAGGATGTGGCCCGGATCGAGGTCTCCGAGGTCGACGGCGACCCGCTGGCGGTCAGCCTCACCGAGGGCCGCCTCGAGGTGCGCCACCAGCTCCACGGCCCGCAGGGCTGGTTCAAGAATCTGATGGGCACGGTCAACAACAACTCCAGCAACAGCGTGGTCATCAGCATTGCCCTGCCTGCCGGCGTCGACGTCGAGGCCGGTACGGTCAGCGGCGACGGCATGGTTTCCGGTCTCACCGGCCACACCCGGCTGAACACCGTTTCCGGCTCGGTACTGGCCGACGGGACCGCAGGCGAGCTGGCCGTCAGCACCGTCAGCGGCGAAGTTATCGCCCGCAACCACCACGGCGTCCTGACCGCCAAGAGCGTCTCCGGCGAAGTGACCGCCTCCGGCGAGTTCAGCAACATCCGCGCCAACACGGTCAGCGGGGACTTGAGCTTCGACCTCCACGGTTTCACCCAGGACTTCGGCGCCAACTCGGTCTCCGGCGACGTCACCATCCGGCTGCCGCACGACGTCGGCGTGGACATCATCGCCAAGTCCGCCAGCGGCGCGGTCGTGATCGACGAGCTGAAGTACGCCCAGCCCGGCGGGTCCGTTCAGACCATCGCCGGTCCCGATGCCAAGCTCATGCTGGT
- a CDS encoding GDSL-type esterase/lipase family protein, translating to MEDRKLRIAAVGDELLAGLGDPRALGWLGRVLARTPQDGLSLESYSLPCPQEGTEGLAERWLEEAGRRFGPQHENRLVIGLSGRDIEFGLSTARSRLNLANILDSASQNKIEVFVVGPPPTLDPAQNRRLGELNTAFADVTTRRKHLYVDTFSPLLNHEQWRQDLAANGGTPGQAGYGLMAWLVLHRGWFQWLGMDAPA from the coding sequence GTGGAAGATCGGAAGCTGCGGATCGCGGCCGTTGGAGATGAGCTGTTGGCCGGCCTGGGCGACCCCCGGGCCCTGGGCTGGCTGGGACGCGTGCTGGCCCGCACGCCGCAGGACGGCCTGAGCCTTGAGAGCTACTCGCTGCCGTGCCCGCAGGAGGGCACCGAGGGCCTCGCCGAGCGGTGGCTCGAGGAGGCCGGCCGCCGTTTCGGTCCGCAGCACGAGAACCGCCTCGTGATCGGCCTGTCCGGCCGAGACATCGAATTCGGGCTCTCCACGGCCCGCAGCCGGCTCAACCTCGCCAACATCCTGGACTCCGCTTCGCAGAACAAGATCGAGGTCTTCGTCGTCGGGCCCCCGCCCACGCTGGATCCCGCCCAGAACCGCCGGCTGGGCGAACTCAACACCGCCTTCGCCGACGTCACCACCCGCCGCAAGCACCTCTATGTGGACACGTTTTCCCCGCTGCTGAACCACGAGCAGTGGCGCCAGGACCTCGCTGCCAACGGCGGGACGCCGGGCCAGGCCGGCTACGGGCTGATGGCCTGGCTGGTGCTGCACCGCGGATGGTTCCAGTGGCTTGGCATGGACGCCCCGGCGTAG